In one Pseudarthrobacter sp. NBSH8 genomic region, the following are encoded:
- a CDS encoding DMT family transporter, whose protein sequence is MASSTPLSAAATALRPSPGRPNALGVAAVVITVVFWASAFVGIRAIGPTFSPGSLTLGRLAVAAVVLGALVLPQLAKSKLLPRGREWWPILGYGVMWFGGYNVALNAAEHLLDAGTAALLINVNPILVAIMAGVFLKEGFPRWLIIGSLVAFGGVALIALGSGSGSGERSTADVAGVLLCLLAAVLAAVSVIIQKPVLRKFPAGQATWFGIMVGAVCCLPFSGQLVSELQSAPLPATLGLVYLGIFPTAVAFTTWAYALSLIDAGKLAATTYLVPGTTILISWLVLSEVPAVLGLVGGLVCLVGVGLTRRRSR, encoded by the coding sequence ATGGCTTCAAGCACCCCTCTCAGCGCAGCAGCAACCGCGCTTCGCCCGTCACCTGGCCGTCCCAACGCGCTCGGCGTCGCTGCCGTGGTGATCACCGTAGTGTTCTGGGCCTCGGCCTTCGTGGGGATCCGGGCCATCGGTCCCACTTTCTCCCCCGGTTCCCTGACCCTGGGCAGGCTGGCGGTTGCCGCCGTCGTGCTCGGCGCGCTGGTGCTGCCGCAGCTGGCCAAAAGCAAGCTGCTGCCGCGGGGCCGCGAATGGTGGCCCATCCTGGGCTACGGCGTGATGTGGTTCGGCGGCTACAACGTGGCCCTGAACGCGGCAGAACACCTGCTGGACGCCGGGACCGCCGCCTTGCTGATCAACGTCAATCCCATCCTGGTTGCCATCATGGCCGGCGTCTTCCTGAAGGAGGGCTTCCCGCGCTGGCTGATTATCGGGAGCCTGGTGGCGTTCGGCGGGGTTGCCCTAATCGCGCTTGGTTCCGGCTCAGGTTCCGGGGAACGTTCGACGGCGGATGTGGCGGGCGTGCTGCTCTGCCTCCTTGCCGCCGTGCTCGCCGCCGTCAGCGTCATCATCCAGAAACCGGTGCTGCGGAAGTTCCCGGCGGGCCAGGCCACCTGGTTCGGCATCATGGTGGGGGCGGTCTGCTGCCTGCCATTCAGCGGCCAGCTGGTGTCCGAGCTGCAGTCGGCACCGCTGCCGGCGACACTGGGCCTGGTCTATCTGGGCATCTTCCCCACCGCCGTCGCCTTCACCACCTGGGCCTACGCGCTGTCCCTGATTGACGCCGGAAAACTGGCGGCCACCACTTATCTTGTGCCGGGCACCACCATCCTGATCTCGTGGCTGGTCCTCAGCGAAGTGCCCGCGGTGCTGGGCTTGGTGGGCGGGCTGGTCTGCCTGGTGGGTGTTGGCCTGACGCGCCGCAGGTCCCGGTAG
- a CDS encoding FAD-binding protein, with the protein MPVNGGTERTTTVIIGTGLSGLAVGAELRRRGVHAIVVDGLDILGAAQPANTASLQRCDAADSESLRERNEILRHLRNYAASHHMDVRTTTRAVQLTMVGGEAGGTSTGTAAGSPSGQWEVHTPNGILLADNIVLTRCAHSQLRRMLSDFGITVGRNLVAAMRQIGIYLVGVGELITPSPKEVLRQAKTVGQAISATVHPESAAAV; encoded by the coding sequence ATGCCTGTGAATGGCGGGACCGAACGGACCACCACGGTGATCATCGGCACGGGGCTGTCAGGCCTGGCGGTTGGCGCGGAACTGCGCCGCCGTGGCGTGCACGCCATCGTAGTGGACGGGCTCGACATCCTCGGCGCCGCACAACCGGCCAACACTGCTTCACTGCAGCGCTGCGACGCAGCAGACTCCGAATCCCTCCGGGAACGCAACGAGATCCTCCGCCACCTGCGCAACTACGCCGCCAGCCACCACATGGATGTCCGCACCACCACCCGGGCGGTTCAGCTGACCATGGTGGGCGGCGAAGCCGGCGGAACCAGCACGGGAACGGCCGCGGGGTCCCCGTCCGGCCAGTGGGAAGTCCATACGCCCAACGGCATCCTGCTGGCAGACAACATTGTGCTGACCCGGTGTGCGCACAGCCAGCTGCGGCGTATGCTCAGCGACTTCGGCATCACTGTTGGCCGCAACCTGGTGGCCGCGATGCGCCAGATCGGCATCTACCTCGTGGGCGTGGGCGAGCTCATCACGCCCTCACCCAAGGAAGTCCTGCGTCAGGCCAAGACCGTGGGCCAGGCCATCTCGGCCACGGTCCACCCGGAAAGCGCCGCCGCCGTCTAA
- a CDS encoding C40 family peptidase: MGLTGSGLKAAVLCTAVVLFGTMALPSQAAPLPQAPSLHLPASPELPTPEDIATAKASERATADKVASIERLLADAKSAQQATFALSLQANNAYGEALVELQDRKMAAEVATAKATAATQEQDRTRKQVGQLAGDLYRNGGLNPTLGTFVSGNPETLHQAATLEAISASRSRAFGSAASAASAAQSLTAAADDANRAADDAAQKAEARKEEAGQANAAQAKAVTEAAAQRTILVDQLAQLRNTTVALESARIDALDRQREEARLDELAAAADRAAAAQAADRPAAEPAGGGGGNLPAAPAPAPVPAPAPAPAPAPAPVPAPAPAPAPAPAPAPTPAPSPGGSNETAISVAMSKVGSPYFYQYGGIGPNGFDCSGLVQTAFAAAGKYLPRTAAQQYAAAPVHVPISQARRGDLLVWGSAPGFYHVAIYLGNGQVVQALNPDEGIGVTQLSWMAGMQLHPYAARY; the protein is encoded by the coding sequence ATGGGTTTGACCGGATCCGGCTTGAAGGCCGCCGTGCTGTGCACCGCCGTCGTACTTTTCGGCACCATGGCCCTCCCCTCCCAGGCTGCGCCGCTGCCGCAGGCTCCGAGTCTCCATCTCCCGGCGTCGCCGGAGCTTCCCACCCCGGAGGACATCGCCACAGCCAAGGCGAGTGAACGCGCGACGGCGGATAAGGTCGCCAGCATCGAACGCCTCCTCGCGGACGCCAAGAGCGCCCAGCAAGCCACGTTTGCCTTGTCTCTGCAGGCCAATAACGCCTACGGCGAAGCCCTGGTTGAACTGCAGGACCGCAAGATGGCGGCAGAAGTGGCCACGGCCAAGGCCACCGCTGCGACGCAGGAGCAGGACAGGACCCGGAAGCAGGTGGGTCAGCTCGCCGGCGACCTATACCGCAACGGCGGGCTGAACCCTACGCTGGGCACGTTCGTCAGCGGCAACCCCGAAACCTTGCACCAGGCTGCGACACTGGAAGCCATTTCGGCCAGCCGGAGCCGTGCCTTCGGATCGGCGGCATCCGCAGCGTCCGCAGCGCAGTCCCTGACGGCCGCCGCCGACGACGCCAACCGGGCCGCTGACGACGCCGCCCAAAAGGCCGAAGCCCGCAAGGAAGAGGCCGGACAAGCCAACGCCGCCCAGGCCAAGGCCGTAACCGAAGCCGCGGCGCAGCGGACAATCCTCGTGGATCAACTCGCCCAGCTGCGGAACACCACAGTGGCCCTCGAATCAGCTCGCATTGACGCCTTGGACAGGCAGCGCGAGGAAGCCAGGCTCGACGAACTGGCTGCGGCTGCTGATCGGGCTGCGGCGGCGCAGGCAGCAGACCGGCCTGCCGCCGAACCGGCCGGCGGCGGCGGCGGGAACCTGCCGGCCGCGCCAGCTCCAGCGCCTGTTCCCGCTCCGGCCCCAGCACCTGCCCCCGCTCCCGCGCCAGTACCCGCGCCCGCTCCGGCCCCAGCACCTGCCCCGGCTCCCGCGCCAACACCGGCCCCATCGCCGGGTGGCTCCAACGAGACGGCCATCTCAGTGGCGATGTCCAAGGTGGGGTCGCCATATTTCTACCAGTACGGCGGCATCGGCCCCAACGGTTTTGACTGCTCCGGCCTCGTGCAAACGGCCTTCGCCGCCGCGGGCAAGTACCTGCCGCGCACCGCTGCCCAGCAGTACGCGGCGGCCCCCGTTCACGTGCCGATCTCCCAGGCCCGGCGCGGCGATCTGCTGGTCTGGGGCTCAGCCCCGGGCTTCTATCACGTGGCCATCTACCTGGGCAACGGCCAGGTGGTGCAGGCGCTGAATCCGGACGAGGGCATCGGCGTGACCCAGTTGAGCTGGATGGCCGGGATGCAGCTCCACCCTTACGCAGCCCGCTACTGA
- a CDS encoding class I SAM-dependent methyltransferase, which translates to MSVHHRLFAATYDALSASVERRELAPRRARLLSGLTGTVVDVGAGTGANLRHFRHAERVILVEPDRYMRARLSSRLGESSVPVEVSCADAEHLPLPDGAADAVVFTLVLCSVPDQRLALLEARRVLKPGGTLAVLEHVRGQGRAARWQDRLDGLWGRCVAPGCHINRTTVASIGEAGFEFTEISRLEAPAVALATPIIAGTAKPSPTFR; encoded by the coding sequence ATGTCCGTCCATCATCGCCTTTTTGCCGCCACTTACGACGCACTATCGGCCTCTGTGGAGCGCCGGGAGCTCGCTCCTCGACGGGCTCGGCTGCTTTCCGGGCTGACGGGAACCGTGGTGGACGTCGGCGCAGGCACCGGGGCGAATCTGCGGCACTTCCGCCACGCTGAGCGGGTAATCCTGGTAGAGCCGGACCGCTACATGCGGGCCAGGTTGAGCTCCCGGCTCGGGGAGTCATCGGTTCCTGTGGAGGTTTCCTGCGCCGATGCGGAGCACCTGCCGCTGCCGGACGGCGCGGCGGACGCCGTCGTGTTCACCCTGGTGCTGTGCTCGGTGCCGGATCAGCGGCTTGCCCTGTTGGAGGCGCGAAGGGTACTCAAACCCGGCGGGACACTCGCGGTGCTGGAACATGTCCGCGGACAGGGCCGGGCGGCCCGCTGGCAGGACAGGCTGGACGGCCTGTGGGGCCGATGTGTGGCGCCGGGGTGCCACATCAACAGGACCACGGTGGCATCCATCGGCGAGGCCGGATTCGAATTCACGGAAATCAGCAGGTTGGAGGCTCCGGCGGTTGCCCTGGCCACGCCGATCATCGCGGGCACGGCAAAGCCGAGCCCAACGTTTCGCTGA
- a CDS encoding universal stress protein: MGAHELHPDPEEDRAGNSAAPVGIVVGVDGSDHGQCALVWAAREAERRRRPLHIVTAYSVPIFAASGLDGGYATVDDSVIREGAEAIVKQALDKVSGYNIEVDGSVENGDASGVLLEMSETADLLVFGTRGRGGFVGRLLGSVSSALPAHAKCPTVTVPLVCSDRLGETTEDKRIRAEQDKPGHKQVENVVVVGVDGSEQARVAVLEAADQAERLGATLRVICAVPQFSGSLAWVPAPMDRKALFDDIQIQLDAGMAWLKSHYPNLAVESELLDGSAVDVLVEASRHVELVVVGTRGHGGFTGMLLGSTSGGVLHHAKSPVLVVPDRDDPRLADRDKFGPLPGAA; this comes from the coding sequence ATGGGCGCACATGAGTTGCATCCGGATCCGGAAGAGGACAGGGCCGGAAATTCGGCGGCTCCGGTGGGGATTGTTGTCGGCGTAGACGGGTCCGACCACGGTCAGTGCGCCTTGGTGTGGGCAGCCCGGGAAGCCGAGCGCCGCCGTCGGCCTTTGCACATTGTCACCGCCTATTCAGTGCCGATCTTTGCGGCGTCCGGGCTGGACGGCGGGTACGCCACCGTGGATGATTCCGTGATCCGCGAGGGCGCCGAAGCGATCGTCAAGCAGGCGCTGGACAAGGTTTCCGGGTACAACATCGAGGTTGACGGCTCCGTGGAGAACGGGGACGCCTCGGGTGTGCTCCTGGAAATGTCCGAGACGGCTGATCTGCTGGTCTTCGGCACCCGCGGCCGTGGCGGATTTGTGGGACGACTGCTGGGCTCGGTGAGCAGCGCCCTGCCTGCACACGCCAAGTGCCCCACCGTTACGGTGCCGCTGGTGTGTTCGGACCGACTGGGCGAAACCACAGAAGACAAACGCATCAGGGCCGAGCAGGACAAGCCAGGGCACAAGCAGGTCGAGAACGTTGTGGTGGTGGGCGTTGACGGTTCCGAACAGGCGCGGGTCGCTGTGCTGGAGGCTGCCGACCAGGCTGAGCGGCTCGGGGCGACCCTGCGCGTAATCTGTGCGGTGCCGCAATTCAGTGGATCCTTGGCCTGGGTCCCGGCCCCCATGGACCGCAAAGCACTCTTCGATGACATCCAGATCCAACTTGACGCCGGAATGGCCTGGCTGAAGAGCCACTACCCGAACCTTGCCGTGGAGTCGGAACTGCTGGACGGTTCTGCCGTGGACGTCCTGGTGGAGGCCAGCCGGCATGTGGAACTGGTCGTGGTGGGCACCCGGGGCCATGGCGGGTTCACCGGCATGCTGCTGGGTTCCACCTCCGGCGGCGTGCTCCATCACGCCAAGAGCCCGGTCCTGGTTGTTCCGGACCGCGACGATCCGCGGCTGGCGGACCGCGACAAGTTTGGGCCGCTCCCCGGCGCAGCCTGA
- a CDS encoding PHP domain-containing protein yields the protein MDAVAALNEIAFWLERERAATFKVQAFRKAAGIIAGLDPSEVASRARDARLKSMKGIGDRTYQVVRQAVDGEVPEYLEDLRQRSAVPLADGGTELHEALRGDLHSHSDWSDGGSPIHLMADAARLLGREYLALTDHSPNLTIANGLSAERLTEQLDVVAAINAASAADGEKDGFRLLTGIEVDILESGELDQSPEMLDRLDIVVASVHSKLRADGATMTQRMLQGIQNPRTNVMGHCTGRLVEGSRGTRPQSDFDALKVFAACAENNVAVEINSRPERQDPPDDLIRLALDAGCLFSIDSDAHAPGQLDFLQYGAARAAHNNVPVDRIVTTWPLERLLEWSAQDWQKID from the coding sequence ATGGATGCCGTCGCCGCGCTCAATGAAATTGCTTTCTGGCTGGAACGGGAACGCGCCGCCACGTTCAAGGTCCAGGCCTTCCGGAAGGCGGCCGGGATCATCGCCGGACTCGACCCTTCGGAGGTGGCGTCCCGGGCCCGGGACGCCAGGCTCAAGAGCATGAAGGGCATCGGCGACAGGACCTACCAAGTGGTCCGGCAGGCCGTGGACGGCGAGGTGCCCGAGTATCTTGAGGATCTTCGCCAGCGAAGCGCGGTGCCGCTGGCGGACGGTGGGACCGAGCTTCACGAAGCGCTCCGGGGCGACCTCCACAGCCACAGCGACTGGTCCGACGGCGGCTCTCCCATCCACCTCATGGCAGACGCTGCCCGCCTTCTGGGCCGCGAGTACCTGGCGCTGACAGACCACTCCCCCAACCTGACCATCGCCAACGGGCTCAGCGCCGAGCGCCTGACCGAACAGCTCGACGTTGTGGCCGCGATCAACGCCGCCTCCGCAGCTGACGGCGAAAAGGACGGATTCCGGCTCCTGACCGGCATCGAGGTGGACATCCTGGAATCCGGCGAACTGGACCAGTCACCGGAGATGCTGGACCGTCTGGACATTGTGGTGGCCAGCGTCCATTCGAAGCTTCGGGCGGACGGCGCCACCATGACCCAGCGGATGCTCCAGGGCATCCAGAACCCCCGGACCAATGTGATGGGCCACTGCACCGGACGCCTGGTGGAGGGATCCCGTGGCACGCGCCCGCAATCGGACTTCGACGCCCTGAAGGTATTTGCGGCGTGCGCCGAAAACAATGTGGCGGTCGAGATCAACTCGCGCCCCGAGCGGCAGGACCCGCCGGATGACCTGATCCGGCTGGCCCTGGACGCCGGCTGCCTGTTCTCGATCGACAGCGACGCCCACGCTCCGGGCCAGCTCGACTTCCTCCAGTACGGGGCGGCCCGTGCCGCGCACAACAATGTGCCCGTGGACCGCATCGTTACCACCTGGCCCCTGGAGCGGCTGTTGGAGTGGTCGGCCCAGGATTGGCAGAAAATCGACTAG
- a CDS encoding metallopeptidase family protein, producing the protein MPAKLPPGLPIIPDGPQESGPFEMSADDFEAAVTDALGLIPAKLAAAMDNVAVFVEDDYVPGPGDEPDTVLLGLYEGVPLTERDSWWDAGSLPDRITIFRQPILDICGSRDKVIQEVAVTVVHEIAHHFGIDDRRLHELGWD; encoded by the coding sequence ATGCCCGCCAAACTGCCGCCCGGCCTGCCCATCATCCCGGATGGTCCGCAAGAGTCCGGTCCGTTTGAGATGTCCGCTGACGATTTCGAGGCCGCCGTCACGGATGCACTGGGACTGATCCCCGCCAAACTGGCGGCCGCCATGGACAACGTGGCCGTGTTTGTCGAGGACGACTACGTGCCCGGCCCGGGCGATGAACCGGACACCGTTCTGCTGGGCCTTTACGAGGGCGTTCCCTTGACGGAGCGGGATTCATGGTGGGATGCCGGTTCACTGCCGGACCGGATCACCATCTTCCGCCAGCCCATCCTGGATATCTGCGGGTCCCGCGACAAGGTGATCCAGGAAGTGGCTGTGACGGTGGTGCACGAGATTGCCCACCACTTCGGCATCGACGACCGGCGGCTGCACGAGCTCGGCTGGGACTAG
- a CDS encoding cation diffusion facilitator family transporter — protein MGHDHSHTHGITATGRHRKRLIAVLAIILAVVVVQVIGAALSGSLALLADAGHMLSDAAGVTIALLAAWIAGRPASDQRTYGYQRAEVLAALANALILIVISVVIFTEAIRRIGSAPEVHTDIMLFAAILGAVANLVSMLILRGAHQDSLNIRGAYLEVLGDLLGSVAVIVAALVIMFTGYQAADTIASVLIALMILPRAWSLLRDVVDVLLEATPKGVEVQMIREHILSVDGVVDVHDIHIWTITSGVPVFSAHVVVEDGVLNARGADQLLDKLTTCLGSHFDTEHCTFQLEPASHSEHESRQHA, from the coding sequence ATGGGACACGACCACAGCCACACACACGGGATCACGGCGACAGGCCGCCACCGCAAACGGCTCATCGCCGTCCTGGCCATCATCCTTGCTGTGGTGGTGGTCCAGGTGATCGGCGCGGCACTGTCCGGATCTTTGGCCCTGCTGGCGGACGCCGGCCACATGCTCTCGGATGCGGCCGGCGTGACCATCGCTCTCCTGGCTGCCTGGATCGCCGGACGCCCCGCAAGCGATCAGCGGACCTACGGCTACCAGCGGGCCGAGGTCCTGGCCGCCCTGGCCAACGCGCTGATCCTGATTGTTATCTCGGTGGTCATCTTCACCGAGGCCATCCGCCGAATTGGCTCCGCGCCCGAGGTCCACACCGACATCATGCTCTTCGCGGCCATCCTGGGCGCGGTGGCCAACCTGGTCTCGATGCTGATTTTGCGCGGCGCACACCAGGACAGCCTGAACATCCGGGGCGCCTACCTTGAAGTGCTGGGCGACCTGCTGGGCTCAGTCGCAGTCATTGTTGCTGCCCTGGTCATCATGTTCACCGGCTACCAGGCCGCCGACACGATCGCCTCCGTGCTCATCGCCCTGATGATCCTGCCGCGGGCCTGGAGCCTGCTGCGCGATGTGGTGGACGTCCTATTGGAGGCGACCCCCAAAGGTGTGGAGGTGCAGATGATCCGCGAACACATCCTCAGCGTTGACGGCGTGGTGGACGTCCATGACATCCACATCTGGACGATCACATCCGGCGTGCCGGTGTTTTCAGCCCACGTGGTGGTGGAGGACGGCGTCCTCAATGCCCGCGGCGCCGACCAGCTCCTGGACAAGCTGACCACCTGCCTGGGCTCCCACTTTGACACCGAGCACTGCACTTTCCAGCTGGAGCCCGCAAGTCACTCGGAGCACGAATCGCGCCAGCACGCCTGA
- a CDS encoding ABC transporter permease, whose protein sequence is MPNRASAAGSVPAARGVPDAGSGSETSSGTETSSGSSAPSSLPLLGSELKTLFRRRRTAAMLVALAAIPVLIAVAVRLSSSVPAGRGPAFLDRISQNGLFVAVTAMLVSVPLFLPLTIGVVAGDTIAGEASLGTLRYLLVAPAGRVRLLLVKYAGALAFCVAAPVTVALAGAAIGASLFPVGPVTLLSGDVVQPPEAALRLVLIAAYLAVSLAGLSAIGLFLSTLTVVPVGAMAATVVLSVVSQVLDQLPQLEWLHPWLFTHYWFGFADILRQPVLWDSFASNALLQAGYVAVFGALAYGRFVTKDVLS, encoded by the coding sequence TTGCCCAATAGGGCTTCTGCGGCCGGCAGTGTTCCGGCAGCCCGTGGCGTTCCCGATGCCGGCAGTGGTAGTGAGACCAGCAGCGGTACTGAGACCAGCAGTGGTTCGAGCGCGCCGTCGAGCCTGCCCCTGCTGGGGTCCGAGCTGAAGACGCTTTTCCGGCGCCGCCGGACCGCGGCCATGCTGGTGGCTCTTGCCGCGATACCGGTGCTGATCGCCGTCGCTGTCCGGCTCTCGTCATCCGTTCCTGCCGGGAGGGGACCGGCGTTCCTGGACCGGATCAGCCAGAACGGGCTGTTTGTGGCGGTCACGGCGATGCTGGTTTCCGTGCCCCTGTTCCTCCCCCTAACCATTGGGGTGGTGGCGGGCGATACCATCGCTGGCGAGGCCAGCCTGGGCACGCTGCGTTACCTGCTGGTGGCGCCGGCCGGTCGCGTGCGCCTGCTGCTGGTGAAGTACGCCGGAGCGCTGGCGTTCTGCGTCGCCGCGCCCGTCACGGTGGCCCTTGCCGGGGCCGCGATCGGGGCTTCGCTGTTCCCTGTCGGGCCGGTAACGCTCCTATCCGGGGATGTCGTCCAGCCGCCTGAGGCCGCGCTGAGGCTGGTCCTGATCGCCGCCTATCTGGCGGTGTCCCTGGCCGGACTTTCGGCGATTGGCCTGTTCCTGTCCACCCTGACGGTGGTCCCGGTGGGCGCGATGGCCGCCACGGTGGTGCTGTCAGTGGTCTCGCAGGTGCTGGACCAACTGCCGCAGTTGGAATGGCTGCACCCTTGGCTGTTTACGCACTACTGGTTCGGCTTCGCGGACATCCTGCGCCAGCCGGTGCTGTGGGACTCTTTTGCCAGCAACGCGCTGCTGCAGGCGGGCTACGTGGCCGTGTTCGGGGCGCTCGCCTATGGCCGGTTTGTCACCAAGGACGTGCTGTCCTGA
- a CDS encoding ABC transporter ATP-binding protein, which produces MTIETQGLTKRFGKQLAVHNVDLAVPRGAVFGFLGPNGSGKTTTIRMLLGLAAASAGTVSVLGLPMPQRLHEVLPRVGALVEGPAFYPFLSGTANLHRLDAASRHAAPATRTARVAAALERVGLSHAAGKRVHAYSLGMKQRLGIANALLSPRELLVLDEPTNGLDPQGTREVRSLVRSLAADGATVFVSSHLLAEVEQICTHAAIMSAGRLVAQGPLAEFRQGGETRIRLLTPDAGTASEVLLRLGMSPGMGTPEPDGDVLTAVAAASRLEAPEDIVAELVAAGVRVRGFSVERESLEERFVALTGEGFDIAQ; this is translated from the coding sequence CTGACCATCGAGACCCAGGGCCTGACCAAGCGTTTCGGCAAACAGCTGGCGGTCCACAACGTGGACCTCGCCGTTCCCCGCGGTGCCGTGTTCGGGTTCCTGGGCCCCAACGGTTCGGGCAAGACCACCACCATCCGGATGCTGTTGGGCCTTGCTGCCGCGTCGGCCGGAACCGTCAGCGTCCTGGGCCTGCCGATGCCGCAGCGCCTGCATGAGGTTCTGCCGCGCGTCGGTGCCCTGGTGGAGGGACCGGCGTTCTATCCGTTCCTTTCCGGCACCGCCAACCTGCACCGCCTGGACGCCGCCAGCCGGCATGCGGCCCCCGCTACCCGGACCGCCCGCGTGGCCGCCGCGCTTGAGCGCGTGGGTCTCTCACACGCCGCCGGCAAGCGGGTCCACGCCTACTCCCTGGGCATGAAGCAGCGGCTGGGGATCGCCAACGCGCTGCTGTCGCCGCGGGAGCTGCTGGTGCTCGATGAGCCCACCAACGGGCTGGACCCGCAGGGAACGCGGGAAGTGCGGAGCCTGGTGCGGTCGCTGGCCGCCGACGGTGCCACCGTCTTTGTCTCCAGCCACCTCCTCGCAGAGGTGGAGCAGATCTGCACGCACGCCGCCATCATGAGCGCCGGGCGGCTGGTGGCCCAGGGGCCGCTGGCCGAGTTCCGCCAGGGAGGCGAGACCCGGATCCGCCTGTTAACGCCCGACGCCGGGACGGCCAGCGAGGTCCTGCTGCGGTTGGGCATGTCCCCGGGAATGGGGACGCCTGAACCGGACGGCGACGTTCTGACCGCGGTCGCCGCCGCGTCCCGGCTTGAGGCCCCGGAGGACATTGTGGCGGAGCTCGTGGCAGCCGGGGTGCGCGTCCGCGGTTTTTCCGTGGAGCGGGAGAGCCTGGAGGAGCGCTTTGTGGCGCTGACGGGAGAGGGGTTCGACATTGCCCAATAG
- a CDS encoding PEP/pyruvate-binding domain-containing protein → MVPLVGGKAANLGELLAAGLPVPDGFCLTTEAYREATAGTGARASSQTHSNRPPASPRCSTWTTPNTCSAPASSQ, encoded by the coding sequence ATGGTTCCCCTGGTGGGCGGCAAAGCGGCCAACCTGGGGGAGCTGCTCGCCGCTGGGCTGCCCGTGCCGGACGGCTTCTGCCTCACCACGGAGGCCTACCGTGAGGCGACTGCGGGAACCGGCGCACGCGCGAGTTCGCAAACTCACTCGAACCGCCCGCCGGCCTCACCCCGCTGCAGCACCTGGACTACGCCGAACACGTGCTCGGCACCCGCATCTTCTCAGTAG